A genome region from Sulfurovum sp. TSL6 includes the following:
- the rplJ gene encoding 50S ribosomal protein L10, translated as MTRTRKEELVAQMTAEFKDAGAIIVCDYKGMTVENLEIVRNLAKDEDTKVQVVKNKLAAIALQNAGCEAIDFKDTNLVIWGDTQVLPCKIADKAATDFKDSFAIKTGLIQGEVASLETINAMAKLPTRDELIGMLLNVWNAPVQNFTIGMNALAAKKEEEA; from the coding sequence ATGACTAGAACTAGAAAAGAAGAGTTAGTTGCGCAGATGACAGCAGAGTTTAAAGACGCTGGTGCCATTATCGTTTGTGATTACAAAGGTATGACTGTTGAGAATCTTGAGATCGTAAGAAATCTTGCTAAAGATGAAGACACAAAAGTACAAGTTGTTAAAAATAAACTCGCAGCGATCGCATTGCAAAATGCAGGTTGTGAAGCGATTGATTTTAAAGACACAAACCTTGTAATCTGGGGTGATACACAAGTTTTACCTTGTAAGATCGCTGACAAAGCCGCTACTGATTTTAAAGATAGTTTTGCAATCAAGACTGGTTTGATCCAGGGTGAAGTTGCTAGTTTGGAAACCATTAATGCAATGGCTAAACTTCCTACTAGAGATGAACTTATCGGTATGCTTCTTAATGTTTGGAACGCACCGGTGCAAAATTTCACTATTGGTATGAATGCATTAGCAGCAAAAAAAGAAGAAGAGGCGTAG